A genomic region of Saccopteryx bilineata isolate mSacBil1 chromosome 1, mSacBil1_pri_phased_curated, whole genome shotgun sequence contains the following coding sequences:
- the RCN1 gene encoding reticulocalbin-1 isoform X1: protein MARGGRSRLLGLALGLLLALALAPRALRAKPTVRKERVVRPDSELGERPPEDNQSFQYDHEAFLGKEDSKTFDQLTSEESKERLGKIVDRIDSDGDGFVTTEELKTWIKRVQKRYIYDNVAKVWKDYDRDKDDKISWEEYKQATYGYYLGNPAEFHDSSDHHTFKKMLPRDERRFKAADLNGDQTATREEFTAFLHPEEFEHMKEIVVLETLEDIDKNGDGFVDQDEYIADMFSHEENGPEPDWVLSEREQFNEFRDLNKDGKLDKDEIRHWILPQDYDHAQAEARHLVYESDKNRDEKLTKEEILENWNMFVGSQATNYGEDLTKNHDEL from the exons ATGGCGCGCGGTGGCCGCAGCCGCCTCCTGGGACTCgccctggggctgctgctggcGCTGGCGCTGGCTCCCCGGGCGCTGCGGGCCAAGCCCACCGTGCGCAAGGAGCGCGTGGTGCGGCCCGACTCGGAGCTGGGCGAGCGGCCGCCCGAGGACAACCAGAGCTTCCAGTACGACCACGAGGCCTTCCTGGGCAAGGAGGACTCCAAGACCTTCGACCAGCTCACCTCGGAGGAGAGCAAGGAGCGGCTGGG GAAGATTGTCGATCGAATTGACAGTGATGGGGACGGCTTTGTCACCACTGAGGAGCTGAAAACCTGGATCAAACGCGTGCAGAAAAGATACATCTATGATAACGTCGCTAAAGTCTGGAAGGATTATGATCGAGACAAAGACGATAAAATTTCCTGGGAAGAGTACAAGCAGGCCACTTATGGTTACTACCTAG GAAACCCCGCGGAGTTCCACGATTCCTCAGACCACCACACCTTTAAGAAGATGCTGCCGCGCGACGAGAGGAGGTTCAAAGCGGCAGACCTCAATGGTGACCAGACAGCCACTCGGGAGGAATTCACCGCCTTTCTGCACCCAGAGGAGTTTGAGCATATGAAAGAAATTGTGGTTTTG GAAACCCTGGAGGACATTGATAAGAACGGGGACGGGTTTGTGGATCAGGATGAGTATATCG CGGATATGTTTTCCCACGAGGAGAATGGCCCTGAGCCAGACTGGGTTTTGTCAGAACGGGAGCAGTTCAATGAATTCCGGGATCTGAACAAGGATGGGAAGTTGGACAAAGATGAGATTCGCCACTGGATCCTCCCTCAAGACTATGACCACGCGCAGGCTGAGGCCAGACACTTGGTGTACGAGTCGGACAAaaacagg GATGAAAAGCTAACTAAAGAGGAGATATTGGAGAACTGGAACATGTTTGTTGGAAGCCAAGCTACCAATTATGGAGAAGACCTCACAAAAAATCATGATGAACTTTGA
- the RCN1 gene encoding reticulocalbin-1 isoform X2, producing the protein MARGGRSRLLGLALGLLLALALAPRALRAKPTVRKERVVRPDSELGERPPEDNQSFQYDHEAFLGKEDSKTFDQLTSEESKERLGKIVDRIDSDGDGFVTTEELKTWIKRVQKRYIYDNVAKVWKDYDRDKDDKISWEEYKQATYGYYLGNPAEFHDSSDHHTFKKMLPRDERRFKAADLNGDQTATREEFTAFLHPEEFEHMKEIVVLETLEDIDKNGDGFVDQDEYIADMFSHEENGPEPDWVLSEREQFNEFRDLNKDGKLDKDEIRHWILPQDYDHAQAEARHLVMKS; encoded by the exons ATGGCGCGCGGTGGCCGCAGCCGCCTCCTGGGACTCgccctggggctgctgctggcGCTGGCGCTGGCTCCCCGGGCGCTGCGGGCCAAGCCCACCGTGCGCAAGGAGCGCGTGGTGCGGCCCGACTCGGAGCTGGGCGAGCGGCCGCCCGAGGACAACCAGAGCTTCCAGTACGACCACGAGGCCTTCCTGGGCAAGGAGGACTCCAAGACCTTCGACCAGCTCACCTCGGAGGAGAGCAAGGAGCGGCTGGG GAAGATTGTCGATCGAATTGACAGTGATGGGGACGGCTTTGTCACCACTGAGGAGCTGAAAACCTGGATCAAACGCGTGCAGAAAAGATACATCTATGATAACGTCGCTAAAGTCTGGAAGGATTATGATCGAGACAAAGACGATAAAATTTCCTGGGAAGAGTACAAGCAGGCCACTTATGGTTACTACCTAG GAAACCCCGCGGAGTTCCACGATTCCTCAGACCACCACACCTTTAAGAAGATGCTGCCGCGCGACGAGAGGAGGTTCAAAGCGGCAGACCTCAATGGTGACCAGACAGCCACTCGGGAGGAATTCACCGCCTTTCTGCACCCAGAGGAGTTTGAGCATATGAAAGAAATTGTGGTTTTG GAAACCCTGGAGGACATTGATAAGAACGGGGACGGGTTTGTGGATCAGGATGAGTATATCG CGGATATGTTTTCCCACGAGGAGAATGGCCCTGAGCCAGACTGGGTTTTGTCAGAACGGGAGCAGTTCAATGAATTCCGGGATCTGAACAAGGATGGGAAGTTGGACAAAGATGAGATTCGCCACTGGATCCTCCCTCAAGACTATGACCACGCGCAGGCTGAGGCCAGACACTTGGT GATGAAAAGCTAA